A stretch of the Ruficoccus amylovorans genome encodes the following:
- a CDS encoding transposase produces the protein MKRKRYTEEQIVALLREADEGRSVDDVCREHNVSKASFHRWKSKYGQMELRDVKRLKELERENAELKKLVADQLLNIKVLEQVNAKKW, from the coding sequence ATGAAACGAAAGAGATACACCGAAGAGCAAATCGTGGCGCTCCTGCGCGAGGCAGACGAAGGCCGCAGCGTGGACGATGTTTGCCGCGAGCACAATGTGAGCAAAGCGAGCTTCCATCGTTGGAAGAGCAAGTACGGACAGATGGAGCTGCGCGATGTGAAGCGTCTGAAGGAGCTTGAGCGCGAGAACGCCGAGCTGAAGAAACTGGTGGCCGACCAGCTTTTGAACATCAAAGTACTGGAGCAGGTAAACGCAAAAAAATGGTAA